From a region of the Zingiber officinale cultivar Zhangliang chromosome 4B, Zo_v1.1, whole genome shotgun sequence genome:
- the LOC121976049 gene encoding probable CCR4-associated factor 1 homolog 7, protein MSLIVPRTETVQIREVWTQNLESEFSLIREIVDDFPYVAMDTEFPGIVCRPLGSFLSNSEFNYATLKANVDMLKLIQLGLTFSDDLGNLPTCGTDRGCIWQFNFREFDVQRDISASDSINLLRVSGIDFEKNVEEGIDAQRFAELLMSSGVVLNDSVHWVTFHSGYDFGYLLKILTCQNLPDTQVGFFKFIKIYFPTVYDIKHLMKFCNSLHGGLNKLAELLEVQRVGICHQAGSDSLLTSCAFRKLKESFFNGSTEKYAGVLYGLGVENGHMAH, encoded by the coding sequence ATGTCGTTGATCGTGCCCAGGACCGAGACTGTTCAGATCCGCGAGGTCTGGACCCAAAACCTCGAGTCGGAGTTCTCTCTGATCCGCGAGATCGTCGACGACTTTCCCTACGTTGCCATGGACACTGAGTTCCCCGGCATCGTCTGCCGCCCGCTCGGGAGTTTCCTCTCCAACTCCGAATTCAATTATGCTACGCTTAAGGCCAACGTCGACATGCTTAAACTCATCCAGCTCGGCCTCACGTTCTCCGACGACCTCGGCAACCTCCCCACCTGTGGCACTGACCGTGGATGTATCTGGCAGTTCAATTTTCGCGAGTTTGATGTGCAGCGTGACATCTCTGCCTCTGATTCCATCAATCTCCTTCGCGTGAGCGGCATCGACTTCGAGAAGAATGTCGAGGAGGGCATCGACGCTCAGAGGTTCGCTGAACTTCTTATGTCGTCTGGCGTCGTGCTGAATGACTCCGTGCACTGGGTAACCTTCCACAGCGGATACGACTTTGGATACCTCCTTAAGATTCTCACCTGCCAGAACCTCCCTGACACCCAGGTTGGGTTCTTCAAGTTCATTAAGATCTACTTCCCAACCGTGTATGACATCAAGCACCTCATGAAATTCTGCAATAGCCTCCATGGTGGACTtaacaagcttgctgaattgcTCGAGGTCCAGAGGGTAGGAATATGCCACCAGGCTGGCTCAGACAGCTTGCTCACCTCCTGCGCCTTTAGAAAATTGAAGGAGTCTTTCTTTAATGGTTCCACTGAGAAATATGCAGGGGTATTGTATGGGCTAGGCGTTGAGAATGGACATATGGCTCATTGA